The Thioalkalivibrio thiocyanodenitrificans ARhD 1 nucleotide sequence GGGATAACGTCCGATGATCTCGGCGGCCTCCGACAGCTTTTCGGCGGCCTGCAGCTCGCCTTCCGCGTGGATCACCTTGGCGCGCCGTTCACGCTCGGCCTCGGCCTGACGTGCAATGGCGCGGATCATGCTTTCGTTGAGATCCACGTGCTTGATCTCCACGTTGGTCACCTTGATGCCCCAGGCGTCGGTCTGCTTGTCGAGGATCTCCTGGATATCGGCGTTGAGCTTGTCGCGCTCGGAAAGCATCTCGTCCAAATCGTGCTTGCCCAGGACCGAACGCAGAGTGGTCTGGGCCAGTTGGCTGGTGGCGGCGTAGTAGTCCTCCACCTGAATGATGGCCTTGGCGGAATCCATGACGCGGAAGTAGAGCACCGCGTTGACGCGCACGGTCACGTTGTCCTGGGAGATCACGTCCTGGCTGGGGACGTCCAGGGTGATGATGCGCAGGTCCACCCGCACCATCTGTTGAATCCCCGGGATGACGATGATCAGGCCGGGCCCTTTCACGGACTGGAACCTGCCCAGGAAAAAGACCACGCCGCGCTCGTACTCCGGAACGATCCGGATGGACATGACCAGGAGGCCCACGACCAGGGCCACGGGTACCAGATAGGCGATCATGTGGCAGCTCCTTTGTTGGTGTCGGTTTGTTCAGCCACCGGCTCCACCTCGAGCCGCAGGCCCTTCATGCCGGTCACTTTCACCGGATCTCCCCCGTAGACCGGAACGGGAGACTCGGCGGACCAGGACTCGCTGTGCAGCCAGACGCGTCCCTTGTTGCCCTCGAAATCCTCCACGGCCGTACCTTCCAGACCGATCATTTCCTCCTGGCCCGTGACCACCTTTCGCCTCCGGATGCCAAACAGCCGGCTCAGAATCCAGATAAAGAACGCGGCTGACACCAGGGCGACACCGCCGATCAGCGGGATGGAGATATTCAGGGTTGCTTCGTCCATCAGAATGATCGATCCCAGTACGAACGCGGCGATGCCGCCGAAGCCCAGTATGCCGAAACTGGGCGCGAAGGCCTCGGCAATCATCAATACGATACCCAGAAGGATGAGCGCAAGCCCGGCGTAGTTGATGGGCAGCACCTGGAAGGCGTACAGGGCCAGCACCAGGCAGATCACTCCCACCACGCCAGGGAAGATGTTGCCCGGGTTGGCCAGCTCGAAGATGATGCCGTAGATGCCCACCATCATCAGGATGTAGGCGATATTGGGGTTGGTGATCACCGACAGCAGCCGGCTGCGCCAGTCCGGCTCGATCTCCACCACCTGCAGATTTTCCGTGTCCAGCACACGTTCGCCCACTTCCATCTTCACGGTGCGTCCATGGATCTGCTCCAGCAGATCCGCCACGCTCTCGGCCACCACATCGATGACGTTCTTCTCCAGCGCCTCGGTGGCGGTCAGGTTCACCGCCTCGCGCACCGCCTCCTCGGCCCAGTCGGCGTTTCGGCCGTGGCGCTCGGCGAGGCCGCGGATATAGGCCACCGCGTCCTCCAGGACCTTGCGCTCCATGGCATCTGCGCCCCGGCGGGGTTGCGCGCGTTCCTCGGCATCTTCCTCGCCGGCGGCGGCCTCGTCACCGTTGTCGGACGCTTCGTTCTCGTCCGCCTGCCCCCTGGATCTGTCTGGCCGATCCTGCTGATCATCGGGCATGCCCGGCACCCCGCCGATCTGCACCGGCGTGGCCGAGCCCAGATTGGTGGCCGGAGCCATGGCGGCGATATGGCTGGCATAGAGGATATAGGTACCCGCGCTGGCGGCGCGGGATCCGGGGGGTGATACATAGCTGGCGACGGGTACCGGCGAGGAGAGGATCTCCTTGATGATCTCGCGCATGGCCGTGTCGAGACCACCCGGGGTATCCATGCGCAGGATCACCACCTCGGCACCATCGTCGCGCGCCTGCCGGATGCCGCGCACGACATAGTCGCTGGTGGCGGGCCCGATGGCTCCGGAGATTTCCAGCAGGACCGCGGTACGCCGGTCATCCTGACCGGAGACCCCCAGGGCAAGGCCGGCGCCCAGCAGGAACAGGAAGCCCCACACCAGGAGGCGGAACATGCCTGCGAATCCGTGTCGCGTTTCACCCATGCCAGTTATCATAGCATCCCGTTCATGTAGCCTCTCTGACCATGGCACAGGCAAATCATTCAATCGGGGCAATCACCGGTGCCGTGCTGGCCGGCGGCAGGGCGACGCGCATGGGAGGCCGGGACAAGGGACTGCTGCCGCTCGGCGGGGAACCCATGGTGCGGCGCGTGCTCCGCGCCCTCGCACCCCAGGTGCGTACGCTCGTGATCAACGCCAACCGCAACGAACCGGTCTACACCACGTTCGGCTACCCGGTGGTCACGGACGATCACGACGATTATCCCGGGCCCCTGGCCGGCATGGCCGCAGCCCTGCGCCATGCGCCGACGGACTGGGTGCAATGCGTGCCCTGCGATGCCCCGACACTGCCGGAAGACCTGGTGGCCCGACTGTGGCGCGCACTGCAAGGCACCGATGCCCTGATCGCCCTGCCCTTCGACGGCCACCGCATCCAGCCTCTGTTCGCCCTGCTGCACCGGGATCTCCTCCCCGCACTCGACGCCGATATCCGTGCCGGACGCCTGGCCGTGGGCCGCTGGATGCTGGATCACACACACGTTGAGGTGGATTTCTCCGACTGCCCCGGGGGATTCGCGAACCTCAACACACCCGAGGAACTGGCTTTACATCAGTCAGTGGTCCGTGGCCAGTAGTCAGTTGTCAGTTGTCAGTTGTCAGTTGTCAGTTGTCAGTTGTCAGTTGTCAGTTGTCAGGAGCCTGACTCCGGTAGAGGGCCTGTCAAAGGGGTTTCCAACAACTGACAACTGACTAATCCGACATTCCCAGACGCTTCATTCGTTCCCAGAGGTTCTTGCGGCTGATGCCCAGGTTGGCGGCGGTGTGCCCGATGTGGCCGTCATGCAGCTCCAGGGCGCGGCGGATGTAACTCTCCTCGCAGGTTTTCAGGTAATGGCTCAGGCGGCCGGCGTCCTGATACGCGCCCTGCGCCGGTTCCCGCGGTTCGTCGAAGAAGACCTCCGCCTGAAGCAGCGGGCCGGGGTTCAGGATCCAGGCCCGTTCAACGGCGTGCTTGAGCTCCCGGATGTTGCCGGGCCATGGATGACGCAGCAATGCCTGCTCGGCGGCGGCCGTCAATTGCTTGAGCGGCTCACCGCTTTCACGCGCATGCGCCTCCAGGAACTGCCGCACCAGCCAGGGAATGTCTTCGGGACGTTCCCGAAGGGGCGGGATGCGCAGGTGGATCACGTGGATGCGGTAGTAGAGATCCTCCCGGAACCTGCCATCCCTGACCATCTGCAACAGGTCCTGGTGGGTGGCGCATATCAGGCGCAGACGCACGGACACCGGGGCGTCGCCGCCGACGCGCACGATCTGTCGTTCCTGGATGGCGCGCAACAGCTTGACCTGCATCACCAGGGGCATGTCGCCGATCTCGTCCAGAAAGAGCGTGCCGCCGTCGGCCTGCTCGAACACCCCGGCACGAGAACGCACCGCGCCGGTGAATGCGCCCTTCTCATGACCGAAGAGTTCGGCCTCCAGAAGGGTTTCGGTGAGCCCGCCGCAGTTCACCGCCACGAAAGGCTGCGAGGCATTCTGCGCATCCAGCCGATGCAGTTCGCGCGCGACGGCCTCCTTGCCGACACCGGACTCGCCGGTGATCAGCACCGTGCCCGCCTGGGTCGCCAGTCGCGGCAAGAGGGCCTCCAGACGCCGCATGGCCGGTGAAACGCCCAGCCGGGCACCCTGCCCGCGGACGGTATCGCCCGCCGGCACGATGAGCCCGTGGAGCTTTTCCACCAGGGCATCCAGGTCGAAGGGCTTGGTGATGTAATCGGCCGCGCCCCGTTTGAGCAGGGCCACCGCGCGGTCCACCGCGCCGTAGCCGGTAATGAACAGCCAGGGACAGGTCACGCTGCCCGCGGCCATCAACTCCTCGAACAGCGCATCACCGTCGCCGTCCGGCAGTCGGATGTCGCTGATCACCACGTCGTGGGCGTGGTCCGGCAAGACCGCGCGCGCCTCGGCCAGGTCTCGGCACCAGTCCACTTCAAAGCCCTCGAGTGCGAACCGGTCGCACAGGGACTCCCCCATGATGGGATCATCCTCGACAAGGCACAGCCGCGGATGCATCCCGCCGCTCATGCGGCCTCCCAGACGCGCAGCGGCAGTGACACCCGGAATACGGTTCGCCCGTCACCGCTTTGCACCTCGATACGCCCTTCCATCTGCTGGACCAACTGGTAGGTGACCCACAGGCCGAGGCCATGGCCCCGGCCCGGCGTCCCCGAGAACGGTTCAAACAGGCGGGTCATCTGCATGCGCGAGATGGGTTCTCCGTGATTGACCACCTCCACATGCAGACCCTGTTCCCGGGGCCACAGGCGGCAGATCACCCGACCGCCCGGTTCACTCGCCTGCACGGCATTGAGCAGCAGGTTGAGCATGATCTGGCGCACCTGGGTGGAGGGGAGCGCGAGCGGTTCCCTGACGCGGCTGTCCCAGACCAGTTCCAGTGACTTGCCATGCGCGTCCGGCAGGATGAGGGTGTGGATGTCGTGGATGTCCTGTGGCGTGAGCGCATGGCTTTCCAGCCGTGCCTCCACGAGCAGCGCGCCCACCGTCTCCTTGATCTGTCGCAATCCCCGTTCCAGCAGCGATATGGTGCGCTCCGTGACCGCGTCCGGATCGCCATGGCGGCGATAGGTACTGACGGCGTTGAGCATGCCGCCGAGCGGGTTGTTGATCTCGTGGGCGATCCCCGCGGTCAGGCGCCCCACGGCCGCCAGGCGCTCGGACGCCATGACACCACGTTCCAGTTCCTGCTTCTGGCGCAGCTCGGCGAGCATGCGTTTCAACTGGGTACCCGCCTGGCCGATCTCGTCCCTGGATTCGTACAGGCGGCACTCGTCCTCGGAGGGGATCTCCGGGCCGACGCGCCCCATGCAGTCGGCCAGCTGCACCAGCGGTTCCGCCATGCGGCGGCCCCAGTACCAGGACAGCGGCAGGAGCAGGACCAGCACCAGCAGCGTGATCAGGCCCGCCCGCCAGACGATACTGAAGAACCGGGGCACGAACAGGGATTTGGGATATTCCAGGACGAGCATGCCCAGGTGCACACCGTCGAACACGATGGGCGCCACCATGAAGAAGTGGGTGGCTTCGGACAACTCGACGGCGCGGGGCCCCTTTTCCGCCCCCTCCTGCAATGCAGTATCCAGCCTGGCGTACTCCGGGCCCAGTCGCTCCAGCCCGACGAGCATGGGGTAGTCCATGGGTTGCGTGGACACGTATATCCGCCTGTCCGGATCGAGCACCATGATGAGTTCGGCGCCCAGCGTGGACTGACCCGCCTGCAGCGGCGAGTTGATGGTCTCGTAAACGCGCCAGACATCATCGTGAATCATCGGTGTGACGAGGGTATTGGACAGGAGACGCCCCATGCTCTCGGCATTCTCGAACAGATCGCGACGCACCTGATCATACTCCCTTGCCAGGATCGCGCCGGTGATGAGCACGGCGGTAATGAGCACCAGCACCGTCGCGCGCAGGGGGATCTTGTAGCGGAAACTGAGGTTGCGAAGGATCATGGTTTACAGGCGTCCCGTCGCACGGGCCATGTGCGCGATCTCGTCATAAAGCCGGGCGGTGCCCGACACGAAACCGTCGAGGTTGAGTTTCTCCAGGAGGCGGGTCCCCGTCTCGTCCCGGCCCATGTCCATCAGCACGGATTGCACCGCGTCGAACTCGGCCTGCGACAGTGAGGCGGCGGCCACGAACGGCGGAAATCCGAATTGCCCGGACTGCTTGACCACCCGTGTCTGCCCGGTGATCTCCGGATGGAGCCGTTCCAGGGTATCCCAGACGTAACCGTCCACCGCCCCTCCGTTGGCCATGCCCACGGCCACGGCCTCCACCACCCGCCGATGGGACCAGGTGAAGAACGTCCTGCGGAAGAAGCGCTCGGGCACGCTACCGCGCTGATGCAGCTGATAGAGGGTGTACAGGTAGCCGGAATTGGAATTGGGATCCGAGAAGGCGAATATCTGATTGTCCAGGTCATCCAGCGATGCGGATATCCGGTCGATGGCGGGCACGATGAAGTAGGAGCGGTACAGGGGCTGCCCGTGGTACAGAGGCACCGCCAGCAAGCGCATTCGGCTCAACTGCTGGACGTAGGGGTAGCCGCAGACCCAGGCGATGTCCACGCCGCCCATCACCACCTGCTCGATGATCTCCCGGTAGCTGGCCCGTTGCACGAAGGCCACCGGGCGTCCCAACCGCACCGCCAGGTAATGCCGCCAGTCGTTAAGGAAGGCCGCCTGGTCATCCAGAAACACCGGGGTCAGGCCGATACGCAACGGGGGCGCACCGGCGACGGCGCCGCCCGCCAGGGCACCCGCCATTCCGGCAGCCAGTCCCCGCAATAGAGTTCTTCGCTTCATGGGCAACGCACCGGGGCCTGATTGACCGAAGGCCCGACTGTTCAGTTTAGGCACGGCAGTCATCGGGACGACATGAGGCCGATCAATAAACCGGTCCGTCGCGATCCGGTACCGCCGGGTGTTACCCATGGGTAACACCCGGCGGCTGAGAACGGCCGGCAGGTTACCGGTGGGTAACCCCCTCAAGGGGGCATATGTTTTCCAACCCCATGTTTATCGGCGTTTTCCTGTATTGGCACACCCCGTGCAGGGTATTCAGTCAACACGTTGCATGCCAGATCCGGGTGCCCCGGCACAGAGGACAAGGCGGCGACCGATGCACACTGAATAAGGACGCCAGGACCATGGCGATCACCGCCAAAGTCAGCGCTGTTTCATCGCTTGCGCGTCTCTCCCCGCACGGGGGACCGTGGGCAGACCAGTCTGCCTGCCTTGGCCTGCGCTTCCCCGGCACCGGATGCCGCGCATGCGAAAGCGCCTGTCCGGCATCCGTGTTGAAGGTGACAACCGGGGGACTCGAACTGGCCGACGGTTGCATCCGGTGCGGACGCTGCGCCGCGGTCTGCCCCACCCATGCCCTGTCAGTCCCCGGTTTTCAGACCTCTGCCCCTGACGACGGGCGGGACGCATTGATGGTCGACTGCGCGAAGGTACCCGGTGCCGGGGAGTTTCCCGGCGAGTTGCGCGTCCCCTGCCTCGGGGGCCTCAGCCGCAGCCGCCTCCTCGCCCTGGTGAAGGCAAGGCCGGAGCGTCCCGTGGTGCTCATGGATCGCGGCTGGTGCACGGACTGCGCTGCCGGGGGCTGCCGCTCTCCGGCCATGGAACAGGTCGCGGAGGTCAACCGCTGGCTGGCCGCCATGGGGGTGCCCGAACACCGGCACATTCGCCATCAATCCCGCCCCCTGCCCCTTTCCCGCATGCCGCCGGAGATTCCCGACCCGGCCATGGCCCGGCCCATGGACCGCCGGGGCTTCCTGCGCCAGCTGGCGGGCCAGGTGGCGGTGGCCGCCCAGGGCGGCGATCCGGCGCACGACCGGGTGGGCGATCCGGTCGACCCGGACGGTTCCATGCGAATCCATCCGGCGGAACGCGCTGCCATCCTGGCGCAACTGAAGGACATGTCCCCCAACGGCCGGCGGACCCTGCCCCCCGACCTGTTCACGATGGTGGAGATCGACGCCGATCGCTGCCATCACCACGGTGTATGCGCGACAACCTGTCCCACCGGGGCGTTGCGTGTCTGGACGAACGGTGACGAGTGCGGCACCCGGTTCGACCCGGTCACCTGCACAGGCTGCGGCGAGTGCGAACGCAACTGTCCGCAACAGGCGCTCCGGCTGCGGCGACCCGAAACCGTCACCACGCCCGTACGGCCGCACATCCTGAGCCGTCATGACACGCGTGTCTGCGTCCGATGCCACACACGTTTCGTTGCCCGGGGGCTCGTACCGGACGACACGGACCTGCCCGTATGTCCCGCTTGCGAAAGATCCAACGGATTGATGGCGTCCACGTTCGAACGCCACTTTGGCCGATCGCAGCACCCGGCCGACCGACAACCACCCCAGGAGAGAGAAAGCATATGAATGTCTTGAAGGCACTCATGACCCGTCGCCGCTTCCTGAAGGTCAGCGGCACCGTGGGCGTCGCCGGCGCAGCCGCGGCTAAACTCACCGGATTCACCGCCGCAGCCACGGCATCCGCACCCGCCGGAGCCACGATCCGCGGCGAGACCACGGTGACCAAGAACATCTGCGCACAGTGTCCGGCACGCTGCGGCATCGACGTGTACACCACCAACGGCCGCGTACATGCCATCTACGGCGACAAGGGCAACCCCATCGCCAACGGAAAGCTCTGCCCCAAGGGACATCTGGGCACGTACTTTCTGTACGACCCGGACCGCTTCCGGGGCCCCATGAAGCGCACCAACCCGCGCAAGGGGCGCAACGAGGATCCGGGGTTCGTGCCAATCTCCTGGGACGAGGCACTGGACACGGTGGCCGCGCGCATCAACCGGCTGCGCGAGAACGGCGAGGCACACCGGTTCGCCCACTTCTACGGGCGCGGCTGGGGTTCCTCGGATGCCGGCCTCTATGGGGATTTCGGCAAACTGATCGGCACCCCCAACTCGGCCATCGGTCATGCCTCCATGTGCGCGGAAGGGTCCAAGCGCGCAAAGCAGGCTACCGACGGCAACAACTCCTATAACGCCTACGATTACAGGAACACGAACTATATCCTGTGCTTCGGCGCTTCCTTCCTGGAGGCATTCCGGCCCTACAACTATCTGATGCAGGTGTGGGGATACATGCGCAGCAAGAGTCCGATGACGCGCGTCACCGCCATCGACGTGCGCATGAACCCGACCCTCGCGGCGGCCGATCGCGCCCTGATGGTCAAGCCCGGAACGGACGGCGCCCTGGCCCTGGCCATCGCCCATGTCATGCTCACCGAAGGACTCTGGGACAGGGATTTCGTTGGCGACTTCCACGACGGCCGCAACCGCTTCCGTGCCGGCCAGCGCATTGCCCCGGGAAGCTTTGAGGAGAAGTGGACCCAGGGACTGATCGGCTGGTGGAACGATGAAGTCAAGGACCGTACGCCGAGCTGGGCCGAGAGCGTCACCGGCGTCCCTGCGCGACAGATCGTCACCGTTGCCCGGGAGTTCGGCACCACCCGGCCGGCCATGGCGATCATGGAGCGCGGCCCCACGGCGCATACCAATGGCGTGTACAACGGAATGGCCATTCACGCCCTGAATGCCCTGTCCGGCGCGATGTTCGCCGAAGGCGGTCTGTTCTACCAGATGGGCTCCCCGTACGGACCGCTTCCCGCCAACTCGGACGACCACATGGATGACATCGCCCGGGAAATGCGCGGTAAGCATCCGCGCATCGACATGGCGCGCACGGATCGCTGGCCCATGTCCGGGACCATGATGCAGGAGGTTGCCCGCAACCATGTGAACGGGGACCCCTACAAGCTGGACACGGCCATGTTCTTCTACACGAACCCCGTGTGGACGGCACCCGACACCAGCCACTGGGAAACGATGCTGAGCGAGATCTTCGTGATCGACACCTCGCCGTTCCCGGGCGAAACGGCCATGTTCGCCGACCTGGTGCTCCCAGATCACACCTACCTGGAGCGCCTACAGGACGCACCCACCTATCCCTTCGAGGGCTGGCCCATGGCCGCCCTGCGGGTGCCGGCCGTCGATCCGATCTACGACACCAAGCACTTCGGCGACACGCTGATCGAGATCGGCAAGCGCATCAACGGGCCCACTGCGGAGTTCTACCGCAGGCTGGACAATGTGGAGAACTGCCTGCGCCATCGGGCCGAGGGTTTCCGCGACAACCCCGGCGACAACGGCGTGATGGACTTCGAGACATGGAAGGAGAAAGGCGTCTGGTACAGGAAGCCCTATCACTGGCGGCAGGTGCGCGGCGAGTTCTACGAGTGGGACGGCGAGGGTTACAACCGCCGGATGACGCCCGAGGAAGTCAGGGACAAACTGCTCAGAACGCCCTCCGGCCGATTCGAGCTGAAAGCCTCGTTCCTGGAGGCCCACGCGGACTACATCAACAGCCGGCTCGGCGTACCCCACGAACGGGTCGGATACCCCCAGTGGATCGAGCCGCGCCATACCGGCGGTGATCGCGATCTGCATTTCGTCACACCCAAGACCCCGCTGACCGCCGAGGGCCGCAGCGGCAACATTCCGCACGCCACCGCCTTGCAGCAGCCCTCGGTAGGCGGGCGGCGGACCGTGTACATGGAGATCCATCCGAAGACGGCGCGGGAACGCGGCATCCGCAACGGCGACCTGGTGAGGGTCACCTCCGATCTGGGATCGATCCACGCGTATTGCCGCTTCACCGCTTCCAATCGCCCGGACACGGTGGTGCTCCCCTATGAGCACGGCCACTGGGCACAGGGGCGCTGGGCCACGGCCCAGGAGCGCAGCACACACCCCGGAAATCCAAGCGAAATCACCGCGAACGTCTCGGATCCCATCTCCGGTCTTGCCTGCTATTACACCGGCAAAGTCACCGTCGAACGGGCCTGACCCTGAACATCGAGAGGAGCTTCAATCATGGCAAAGTGGGGAATGGTCATCGACCTGGACAAGTGCACCGGATGCCAGGCCTGCACCACGGCCTGCGGCATGGAGAACAACACCCTGCCCGGTGAAAACTGGCAGGACGTGCTGTACTACAACGAAGGCGAGTACCCGAGCGCGCAGATGAAGTGGCTGCCGAGGCCATGCATGCAGTGCGAGAATCCCTCCTGCGTACACGTCTGCCCGACCCGGGCCACCTACAAGGACGAAGCGGCCGGGGGCATCGTGTTCGTGGACTGGAACAAGTGCATCGGCTGCAAGTACTGCATGATCGCCTGCCCGTACGGTGTGCGCTTCTATACCGACGAGCGGCCGCTGCTTGAGCCCAACATCAAGGACGTGTTCCCGGGCGCAGACGGACAGCAGTGGAGTCCGCCGTACCAGAACCCGAACGTCGACTGGCGCCGTGGCATCGGCATCCAGCCAAAGGGCGTGGTCTCCAAGTGCACCTTCTGCTACCACAAGGTGAGCCAGGCACCGGCCGGCACGCCAGACCTGGACGAGGATGATCCCGAACTGGTGGAGTACGTGCCCGCCTGCGTACGCACCTGCCCGCCCAAGGCACGCTACTTCGGCGATCTGGACAACCCGGCCTCCAACGTGAACAAGCTCATTGCCGATCGCAAGGGGGTACGCCTTCTGGACCACACGGGCAACAGGCCGCAGGTCTACTACCTGGGCACCGGAGCCGGCATCCCGACCTTCCGGCCCGCCCCCAAGGCATAAACGAACAGCCACGCTGAGGAGTTCAGGATTATGAGCGCACGCGCAGAAAGCGTCTTGCCGGAGCAGCAATCCGGCAGCCTGCCGATCGGGATCATCATTACCGGCCTGATACTGGTCGGGGTCGGTCTGATCGGCCTACTCAATCTATTCGCCCAGGGGCACGCCGCCTTCAACGTCGGCAGTGACGGCGTGGTCTGGGGCCTGCCGATCATTGCCTATCTTTTCCTGGCGCTCTCGTCGACAGGCTTGGCAATGGTGGCCTCGCTGGCGCTGGTGTTCGGGATGAAGGACTTCTATCCCATCGCCAAACGCAGTCTGTGGCTGGCCATCGGTCTGCTGATCGGTGCCTTTGTCACCCTGGCCTTTGAGCTGGGCCACCCCTTTCGCATGCTCTGGGCCATGCCCCTGAACTTGCAGGTAACCTCCCCCATGTTCTGGATGGGCGTCTGGTATGCGGTCGCCCTGGTGTTCATGGTGCTCAAGTGCACCTCACTGCAAAGAGGCGACTGGACAAGCCAACGCAGCCGCTCAATCGGCGTCATTACCCTGGCCGCAGAGATCGCCGCCGCCGGGACCCTCGGCCTGGTATTCGGCATGATGGCCATGCGTCCCTTCTGGTACGGATCGTTCGTGCCGCTTTACTTCCTCGCCACGGCAGCGCTGTCGGGCATCGCCTTCGCGACACTGTTCACCTACATCGCCCACGGCCTGGACACTTCGCGCATGGGAGCGCAACTCAAGGGCCTCATGGAGCGCCATCTCCCCAACACATTCGCACTGGTGCTGGG carries:
- the nrfD gene encoding NrfD/PsrC family molybdoenzyme membrane anchor subunit gives rise to the protein MSARAESVLPEQQSGSLPIGIIITGLILVGVGLIGLLNLFAQGHAAFNVGSDGVVWGLPIIAYLFLALSSTGLAMVASLALVFGMKDFYPIAKRSLWLAIGLLIGAFVTLAFELGHPFRMLWAMPLNLQVTSPMFWMGVWYAVALVFMVLKCTSLQRGDWTSQRSRSIGVITLAAEIAAAGTLGLVFGMMAMRPFWYGSFVPLYFLATAALSGIAFATLFTYIAHGLDTSRMGAQLKGLMERHLPNTFALVLGVVLVFHVGRVITGLWSNNPEISMVMWHQAGTWMFHVELWLGMALPLVLLLTPSLRSRPGVQVLSAILVLIAMFISRYLYVTGGQIVPLWKGTWMPDFIAYTPSFTEWSLMFLGVGVGLLIYAYGSWKLSLNAQPTGA
- a CDS encoding 4Fe-4S dicluster domain-containing protein, encoding MAKWGMVIDLDKCTGCQACTTACGMENNTLPGENWQDVLYYNEGEYPSAQMKWLPRPCMQCENPSCVHVCPTRATYKDEAAGGIVFVDWNKCIGCKYCMIACPYGVRFYTDERPLLEPNIKDVFPGADGQQWSPPYQNPNVDWRRGIGIQPKGVVSKCTFCYHKVSQAPAGTPDLDEDDPELVEYVPACVRTCPPKARYFGDLDNPASNVNKLIADRKGVRLLDHTGNRPQVYYLGTGAGIPTFRPAPKA